The proteins below are encoded in one region of Chrysemys picta bellii isolate R12L10 chromosome 4, ASM1138683v2, whole genome shotgun sequence:
- the FOS gene encoding protein c-Fos: MMYQGFTTDYDASSSRCSSASPAGDSLTYYTSPADSFSSMGSPVNQQDFCTDLAVSSANFVPTVTAISTSPDLQWLVQPTLISSVAPSQNRAHPYGVPTSPASAYSRAGIVKSTGGRGQSIGRRGKIEQLSPEEEEKRRIRRERNKMAAAKCRNRRRELTDTLQAETDQLEEEKSTLQTEIANLLKEKEKLEFILAAHRPACKIPEELQFSEELAVSSLDLSGLGEAPVPSPPESEEAAFALPMLQEAAQPEPLPEPPKASSSLELKPEPFDEFLFPHSSRETARSVPDMDLSGSSSFYTADWEPLAAGACGELEPLCTPVVTCTPCPSTYTSTFVFTYPEADSFPSCAAAHRKGSSSNEPSSDSLSSPTLLAL; encoded by the exons ATGATGTACCAGGGCTTCACCACCGACTATGACGCGTCTTCTTCCCGCTGCAGCAGTGCTTCTCCGGCCGGGGATAGCCTCACCTACTACACTTCCCCGGCGGATTCCTTTTCTAGCATGGGCTCGCCTGTCAACCAGCAG GATTTCTGCACGGACCTCGCTGTCTCCAGTGCCAACTTCGTACCGACAGTGACTGCCATCTCCACAAGTCCAGATCTGCAATGGCTGGTGCAGCCCACCTTAATCTCTTCAGTGGCACCATCCCAGAACCGGGCCCATCCCTACGGGGTCCCTACTTCTCCAGCCAGCGCCTATTCGAGGGCTGGCATTGTCAAAAGTACAGGAGGCAGAGGACAAAGCATTGGCAGAAGGGGCAAAATCGAACAG CTGTCCCcagaggaagaggaaaagagaAGGATCAGGAGGGAAAGGAACAAGATGGCAGCAGCGAAGTGCCGCAACCGGAGGCGAGAACTGACAGACACGCTGCAAGCG GAGACCGatcagctggaggaggagaagtcCACGCTGCAGACCGAGATCGCTAACCTgctgaaggagaaggagaagctcGAGTTCATCCTGGCTGCGCACCGGCCAGCTTGCAAGATCCCCGAGGAGCTGCAGTTCTCCGAGGAGCTCGCTGTCTCCTCGCTGGACCTCAGCGGCCTGGGCGAGGCGCCTGTGCCCAGCCCCCCGGAGTCTGAGGAGGCCGCCTTCGCCCTGCCCATGCTGCAGGAGGCCGCTCAGCCCGAGCCCCTCCCTGAGCCTCCCAAAGCAAGCAGCAGCCTggagctgaagcccgagcccttCGATGAATTCCTCTTCCCGCACTCGTCCAGGGAGACTGCCCGCTCCGTGCCCGACATGGACCTGTCCGGCTCTTCATCCTTCTACACGGCGGACTGGGAGCCCCTGGCGGCCGGGGCGTGCGGGGAGCTGGAGCCGCTCTGCACCCCGGTGGtgacctgcaccccctgccccagcacttaCACCTCTACTTTCGTCTTCACCTACCCCGAGGCCGACTCCTTCCCCAGCTGTGCAGCCGCGCACAGGAAGGGCAGTAGCAGCAACGAGCCCTCCTCCGACTCGCTCAGCTCCCCGACCCTGCTGGCCTTGTGA